Below is a window of Fusobacteriaceae bacterium DNA.
TGAATTTCCGTTCCGGCGAACAGGATTCGCAGTGGTCGCACGCGGTCTCCTTGTAGAGTTTGATTTTGACTTTTCTGCCGTCATGTTCGGTGACGACGCCCTTGCTTTCCATAGTCTCACTCCTCCCGCCTTTGGGGCGGTATTTTTTATTATATCCAAGCATATTTTACCACGGAACTCAGAAAAAAGAAAACCCTTTTGCGTGAAATTCAAAAAAACTTTAAATTTCCCTTTTAAAAGGTACGCGACCTATGGTATAATTTGAAAAACCGGCGCGGTTGAACGAGCGGAGACCCGATGAATAAACTCATGGCGTTTTTCAAGTCCAGATACCTGTACATCACCCTTTTTTTCGGGATTCTGATTGACGTCGGCCTGCAGGGGCCGCTGGAGAAAAAGGGCTTTTTTCTGGTTTTGTACCAATACCTCGGGCAGTTCGTCTATGTGATCGCCTTTTTGCTGTTTATCCATATCCTGCTGAGTTTTTTGCGCCGGAAGACGGAGAAGCCCCTTTTCCCCCTGAGCATCGAATTTACCGTAATCGGGCTGCTGTGCTGCTACTACCTCTATGGTATGTTGCGCCTGCGGATCCCCTTTGAGGCCGCCAGGGCCGACGAGACCCTGCTCAGGGACGCCATGGACTTCGTGCTCTTCCGGAATCAGGGGAATCTCGTCCTCAAAGATATGGGCCTCATTCCGGCTTATCTCTTTTATCTGCTGCTGTCGAAGCTGAATTTCCTCGTGATCTACGGAGGGCTTCTGGGCCTGGCGCTGCTCTCCTGGACCGTCGTGCTCTTCTGGCCCATCGGCAGAGAAATTTTGGGGATTTACCGCGATTACGTCGAAAAAGAGGCTCTGGAAGCGAAAAAAAGAGCCTTGCTGCGGGAACAGATCGAACGGGAGCGGGCCAAAGAGGCCAAGCGCCTCAAGGAACTCCGGGAAATCAAAGGACTCAGCGAGCATATCCGGATAAAAGCGCCGGCGCCGGATAAACCGGCTTCCGAAAATGAAAAAATTCCGCCGCCGAAAAAAACGGCGGTCAGACCGTCTAATCCTTTGGGGAACCTTGAGGGGCTCTCCGATCCCTTTACGCTTTTCGCGGGGGAAAAACCGAAGAAAAAGAGGAAAAAATGATTTTGGCTTCAAAATCGCCCAGAAGAAAGGAAATTCTCGAGCGTCTGGGCTTTCATCTGAGGATCATTGTCCCCGAAACCGAAGAAAACAGCGAAAGGAGCGATATCTCCGGCGCCATCCTCGATATCGCGGCGCAAAAGACGCTGACGGCGGCGAAAATTCACCGGGACAGCTATGTGGTGGGGGCCGATACCGTCGTGATCCTGGACGGCGAAGTCATCGGAAAACCCCGCGACGCAAAAGACGCCGCCAGGACGCTGGCGAAGCTTTCGGGACGTGAGCACAAGGTCTTGACGGGCTTTTCGTTCCGGCACTGGGAGAAAAACCTCCATATCAGCGATTTCGCGGTCACAAGCGTTCGCTTCCGGGAACTGGGCAAAGCCCTGATCCGCTGGTATGTGGAAAGCGGGGAACCGCTGGATAAAGCCGGATCCTACGGGATCCAGGGCAGAGGAGCGGTCCTCGTGGAGGAAATCCGCGGCGACTACCTCAACGTGGTGGGCTTCCCGCTGGCGCTCTTTGCGCAAAGACTGGCCGAAGCGGGGATCACGCCTGATCAATATCCGCTTTTGTAGCGGAATATGCCGGAAAAATGACATTTGACGATACTGTTTCCATAAGACGCGCAAGTCGATTGGGACATCAAACTTATAGAGGTGAAGAATGAAAAAATTTGTCGGGAGACTGTTCGGGGTATTGTCCGAAGATATGGGGATTGATCTGGGAACCTCGAATACGCTGATTTGCGTAAAAAACAAAGGGATCATCCTGACGGAGCCCTCGGTCGTGACCATCAATTCCAAGACAAAAGATATTGTGGAGATCGGGGAAAAGGCCAAGCAGCAGATGGGTCGGCTCCCGATCGGTTTTGAGACGAAAAAGCCCCTGCAAAACGGGGTGATTTCCGAATATGAGATCACGGAAAAGATGCTGAGGCTCTTTTTGAAGCGCGTAAAACGGGGCAGTTTTTCAAGCCCCCGGATTGTCCTCTGCGTGCCCGCGGGCGTGACCCCCGTGGAAAAAAGGGCCGTGACCGAAGTCGCCATTGAGGCCGGGGCCCGGGAGGCCTACCTCGTCGAGGAGCCCATGGCGGCGGGGATCGGCATCGGTCTTGACATCTTTGAACCCGAGGGGCATATGATCGTCGACATCGGCGGCGGGACCGCTGAGATCGCGGTGCTGGCTCTCGGCGGCATCGTGGAAAAATCCTCTTTCCGGGTGGCCGGCGACAAATTTGACGCGGCCATTGTCGATTATATCCGCTCCAAGGACAATCTCCTGATCGGGATCAAGAGCGCCGAAGAGATCAAAAAGCAGATCGGCGCGGTCGTCGAGCAGGACGAGAAGGACGACGTCTATGTGGAAATCAGCGGAAAGAATATTATGACAGGCCTTCCGAAAAATATCCCGGTCTATTCCTCCGAGATCGTCGAGGCCCTCGGCGAAATCGTCCAGCAGATCGTCGAGGAGATCAAGGTCATTCTCGAACGCACGCCCCCGGAACTGGCATCGGACATCAAGAAAAAGGGCATTTACGTTACCGGCGGCGGGGCGCTCCTGAAGGGCATCGACAAAAAGATCTCCGACAGCCTTGAAATCAAAGTCACGATCCCCGATGACCCCCTGGACGCCGTGATCAACGGGATCCACACGATACTCAAAGATTTCGGCAAATACAAGCGCGTGCTGGTTTCTCCGGAAACCGATTATTGAGGAAATCACAAAATAGATAAAAAAGGTGAACGATATGGACGATCTCAAAAACAAAATCGAGGCTATCCTGCTCTTGGGCGGCGATGAAATCCGGATCAGCGATCTCGCCAAATACTTCGCCCTGACGGAAAAAGAAGTTACGGACCTCCTGCGGGACTTGAAATTCGAGCGCAGGCACACGGGAATATCACTTGAAATCGCCGGTGACAACGTGTATCTGACGACAAACCCCGTCTACGGCGAGGACGTCACGAAATTCTTCGAGCGCGAATATGTGCCCCGGCGGCTTTCGGCGGCGGCCTTGGAGACCCTTTCGATCATCGCTTACAAGCAGCCGATCACCAAGGGCGAAATTTCCGATATCCGGCGCGGCATGGGCGTCGACGGCGTCATGTACAGCTTACTGGAAAAGGGCTTCGTTCGGATCTGCGGACGGAAAAACGCTCCCGGCCGACCCAACCTCTATGAGATCACCGACAAATTCCTGGGCTATATCGGCGTCGGGGCCGTGGCGGAATTGCCGAACTATGAAGAAGTCAAGAACGGCACCTACAGCATAGCCGATCTTTCGAAATTTATGCGGGAAAATCCGCCCGCGGCGGAAAGCGCCCCCACGGGAGATACCGACGGGCAGGCGGGGTTCCCTGCCGGCATGGACGAATCGGAGGAAAATATCCCCGAAGAAATCGAAGAAGAAAGTGTAGAGTAAAATGGGGGAGAAGACAAGGCTCAACAAATACCTGGCGGCCCTCGGGATCGCTTCCCGGCGGGAGATCGACCGGCTCGCGGAAGCGGGCGGAATTACCGTAAACGGCCTCAAAGCTACGCCCGGGATCCTTGTGGGGAGCGACGACGCGATTCTTGTAAAGGACGTCGCCGTGGACCACGGACCCCACCGGAAAGTCTACTATATGTTGAACAAACCGCCCTTTGTGATCTCCAGCGCGGCGGACCTGCGGGGACGAACCATCGTCACGGATCTCGCGCCCAAGGAAGAGCGGATCTTCCCGGTGGGGCGGCTCGACTACGAGACGACAGGCTTGCTGCTTTTGACCAATGACGGCGCCCTCTCCCAGAAACTGCTGCACCCGAAAAACGAAATTTACAAGGAATATATCGCCCGTATTCCCGGTCGCCTGACCCGGGACGATATTTTTTTATTAGAGCAGGGAATGGTTTTGGATGACGGCATGACGCTACCCGCGAGGGTGCGGGTTCTCTTGGAGGACGAAGGGACGAGCCTTGTGTCGGTATCGATCCGGGAAGGCCGGAAACGGCAGGTGCGGCGAATGTTCCGGCAGCTGAAAAAACCGCTCATGTCTCTCAAACGGGAACGGATCGGCGAGCTTTCGCTGGGGGATTTGCCCGAAGGCGCTTGCCGGCCGTTGACTCAGGAGGAAGTTAACTATCTGTATTCTCTATAAATGACAGAAAAGGGGGAATTATGGCTTTAACGAAAGAGGAAGTGTTGAAGGTGGCCAAACTGGCCAGACTGACATTTCCGGAGGAGCGAATCGAGAAATTCCGGGAGGAACTGAACGGCATCCTCGATTATATTGACATGCTGAATGAAGTGGATACCGAGGGGGTCGAAGCCCTCGTCAACGTCAGCGACGAAGTCAACAACCTGCGTGAGGATGAGGTCCGGCCGTCGGTATCGGCGGCGGAGGCGTTGATGAACGCGCCCGTATCGGCCGAGGGGACCGTGGTCGTCCCCAAGGTGGTGGGCGAATGAGCGGCCAATGGTACACGCTGACGGCCCGGGAACTGGCCGCCAAAATCAAAAACAAAGAACTTTCGGCCCTTGAGATCGCGGAAAAAACCCTTGCGCGGATCGAGGCCGTCGACGGAAAAGTGGACGCCTTCGTGTCCCTCAGGCGGGAAAAGGCCCTGAAGGAAGCGGCCGCCGTCGATGAAAAAATCGCCAAAGGCGAGAAAACAGGCGTATTGGCCGGAGTACCCGTGGCGGTCAAGGATCTTCTCGTCAGCGAAGGGGATCTGACGACGGGCTGTTCCCGAATCCTCGAAGGCTACCGGGGCATTTACGACTGCACGGCCGTACAAAAACTCAAAGCGGCGGACGCCGTCATCGTCGGAAAGACAAACGCCGACGAATTTGCCATGGGCAGCACGACCATGACGTCCTGCTACAAAATGACAAAAAACCCCTGGGATCTCGAAAGGGTGCCTGGCGGAAGCTCAGGCGGATCGGCCGCCGCCGTGGCCGCCCGGGAAGTTCCGCTGACGCTGGGAACCGATACGGGCGGCAGTATCCGGCAACCCGCGTCGTTTTGCGGCGTAACGGGCTTGAAGCCCACCTACGGCAGAGTATCCCGCTACGGGGTCATGGCCTACGGCTCGTCTCTGGACCAGATCGGCCCCTTCGGGAAGACCGTGGAGGATGTGGC
It encodes the following:
- a CDS encoding Maf family protein, yielding MILASKSPRRKEILERLGFHLRIIVPETEENSERSDISGAILDIAAQKTLTAAKIHRDSYVVGADTVVILDGEVIGKPRDAKDAARTLAKLSGREHKVLTGFSFRHWEKNLHISDFAVTSVRFRELGKALIRWYVESGEPLDKAGSYGIQGRGAVLVEEIRGDYLNVVGFPLALFAQRLAEAGITPDQYPLL
- a CDS encoding rod shape-determining protein gives rise to the protein MKKFVGRLFGVLSEDMGIDLGTSNTLICVKNKGIILTEPSVVTINSKTKDIVEIGEKAKQQMGRLPIGFETKKPLQNGVISEYEITEKMLRLFLKRVKRGSFSSPRIVLCVPAGVTPVEKRAVTEVAIEAGAREAYLVEEPMAAGIGIGLDIFEPEGHMIVDIGGGTAEIAVLALGGIVEKSSFRVAGDKFDAAIVDYIRSKDNLLIGIKSAEEIKKQIGAVVEQDEKDDVYVEISGKNIMTGLPKNIPVYSSEIVEALGEIVQQIVEEIKVILERTPPELASDIKKKGIYVTGGGALLKGIDKKISDSLEIKVTIPDDPLDAVINGIHTILKDFGKYKRVLVSPETDY
- a CDS encoding rRNA pseudouridine synthase, giving the protein MGEKTRLNKYLAALGIASRREIDRLAEAGGITVNGLKATPGILVGSDDAILVKDVAVDHGPHRKVYYMLNKPPFVISSAADLRGRTIVTDLAPKEERIFPVGRLDYETTGLLLLTNDGALSQKLLHPKNEIYKEYIARIPGRLTRDDIFLLEQGMVLDDGMTLPARVRVLLEDEGTSLVSVSIREGRKRQVRRMFRQLKKPLMSLKRERIGELSLGDLPEGACRPLTQEEVNYLYSL
- the gatC gene encoding Asp-tRNA(Asn)/Glu-tRNA(Gln) amidotransferase subunit GatC, encoding MALTKEEVLKVAKLARLTFPEERIEKFREELNGILDYIDMLNEVDTEGVEALVNVSDEVNNLREDEVRPSVSAAEALMNAPVSAEGTVVVPKVVGE